A window of Castanea sativa cultivar Marrone di Chiusa Pesio chromosome 1, ASM4071231v1 contains these coding sequences:
- the LOC142627336 gene encoding uncharacterized protein LOC142627336 — translation MIKVIPVSERWVKDLLIWPLTPDGNYSVRSAYCMLMDEVSCQEPSTSSPEESQQVWKGIWKIWTPNRIFQFIWRATRDSLPTKLSLKARHLPVRDICELCGDFQETTLHSLWLCEHAQAVWKLDINFVPYYKKGFRSFFNLLEEVLCRGSTYHVALFSTMAWCLWQRRNRLRMSQSVWPLHEIGLGVVIRDGTGHVIATSSQKIRLPHFVETTEVLAALQAIVFAKELSVFKVVVEGDCLKAVQALKAREHCNTLYGTIIEDAHNQGASLQACHFQHVRRESNKLAHALARRAVLSADFDVWVEELPSDLEDVFLSVLSILAY, via the exons ATGATAAAGGTCATTCCTGTTAGTGAAAGGTGGGTTAAGGACCTGCTGATCTGGCCTTTAACTCCGGATGGTAATTATAGTGTAAGGAGTGCTTACTGTATGTTGATGGATGAAGTGAGCTGCCAAGAACCAAGTACTTCTTCTCCAGAGGAATCTCAACAAGTTTGGAAGGGCATttggaagatttggactccaaaTAGGATTTTCCAGTTTATATGGCGTGCTACTAGAGATTCTTTGCCTACAAAACTGAGCTTGAAAGCTCGGCACCTGCCAGTTAGGGATATTTGCGAGCTGTGTGGGGATTTTCAAGAGACTACTTTGCATAGTTTGTGGTTGTGTGAGCATGCTCAGGCGGTGTGGAAGTTAGATATTAATTTTGTCCCATACTACAAAAAAGGCTTTCGAAGTTTCTTTAATCTTTTGGAGGAAGTGTTGTGCAGAGGGTCGACGTATCATGTGGCATTATTCTCTACAATGGCATGGTGTTTATGGCAGAGACGTAACCGTTTGAGGATGAGTCAATCTGTGTGGCCTCTACATGAAATCG GTCTGGGAGTTGTGATAAGGGATGGCACTGGTCATGTTATCGCTACCTCAAGTCAAAAAATTAGGCTACCTCATTTTGTGGAAACAACTGAAGTTTTGGCTGCACTTCAAGCTATTGTGTTTGCTAAAGAATTGAGTGTTTTCAAGGTAGTAGTGGAGGGTGATTGTTTGAAGGCGGTTCAGGCTTTGAAAGCTAGGGAGCATTGCAATACTTTGTATGGGACTATTATTGAGGATGCGCACAATCAAGGGGCTTCCCTGCAGGCTTGTCATTTTCAGCATGTTAGAAGAGAGAGTAATAAGTTGGCTCATGCTTTAGCTAGAAGAGCGGTTTTATCCGCAGATTTTGATGTATGGGTAGAAGAGCTACCTAGTGATTTAGAGGATGTATTCCTTTCtgttttatctattttagcttATTAA